Proteins from a single region of Paramormyrops kingsleyae isolate MSU_618 chromosome 9, PKINGS_0.4, whole genome shotgun sequence:
- the sec61b gene encoding protein transport protein Sec61 subunit beta: MPGPAASATNVGASSRSPSKAVAPRAAGSTVRQRKAAGSGTRSGGRSTTSAGTGGMWRFYTEDSPGLKVGPVPVLVMSLLFIASVFMLHIWGKYTRS, encoded by the exons ATG CCTGGTCCTGCAGCGAGTGCAACAAACGTGGGCGCCTCCAGCCGCTCCCCCAGCAAAGCCGTGGCCCCCAGAGCCGCGGGTTCCACAGTCAGACAGAG GAAGGCTGCTGGCAGCGGCACTAGGAGCGGGGGACGCTCTACCACGTCTGCAGGCACGGGGGGCATGTGGCGCTTCTACACAGAGGATTCCCCAGGGCTGAAAGT GGGCCCTGTTCCCGTCCTGGTCATGAGTCTCCTCTTCATTGCATCAGTCTTCATGCTGCACATCTGGGGGAAGTACACTCGCTCATGA
- the alg2 gene encoding alpha-1,3/1,6-mannosyltransferase ALG2, with the protein MLKVVFLHPDLGIGGAERLVVDAAVALRSRGCAVQIWTAHHDPRHCFPETRDPELPVVCVGDWLPTSIFGYFHALCAYVRMVYVALYLIFLSGVEFDVAFCDQVSVCIPILRLTRQRKRVLFYCHYPDQLLTQRHSALKRIYRAPIDRVEEITTGMADCVLVNSRFTAGVFKRTFASLAGVRTDVLYPSLNPATFDGELEELDGLVPDSKRWLFLSINRYERKKNLPLALRALEALLARLNPEQREQVHLVLAGGYDERVAENVEHFSELKALASALGLEGYVTFLRSPSDQQKVSLLHHSSCVLYTPSDEHFGIVPVEAMYARCPVVAVKSGGPLESVSDKETGFLCPARAENFAEAMEKFVNEPQLQREMGEAGRRRVLQKFSSDAFSERLYRYVSQNSVVAE; encoded by the exons ATGCTGAAGGTGGTTTTCCTGCACCCTGACCTGGGCATCGGGGGGGCCGAGCGGCTGGTGGTGGACGCAGCCGTGGCCCTGCGCTCCCGTGGCTGTGCCGTGCAGATCTGGACGGCGCACCATGACCCCCGGCACTGCTTCCCGGAGACCCGTGACCCGGAGCTCCCTGTGGTATGCGTGGGGGACTGGCTGCCCACCAGTATTTTCGGGTACTTCCACGCTCTCTGTGCCTACGTGCGCATGGTTTACGTTGCCCTCTACCTCATCTTCCTCAGTGGGGTGGAGTTCGACGTGGCCTTCTGTGACCAG GTGTCAGTTTGCATCCCCATCCTGAGGTTGACCCGCCAGAGGAAGAGGGTCCTGTTTTATTGCCACTACCCTGACCAGCTGCTCACCCAGCGGCACTCGGCCCTGAAGAGGATCTACAGGGCACCCATTGACCGGGTGGAGGAGATCACCACGGGCATGGCGGACTGCGTGCTGGTCAACAGCCGCTTCACGGCCGGCGTCTTCAAGCGCACCTTTGCCAGCTTGGCGGGTGTCCGCACGGATGTCCTGTACCCCTCCCTCAACCCGGCGACCTTCGacggggagctggaggagctcGACGGCCTGGTGCCCGACAGCAAACGCTGGCTGTTCCTCTCCATCAACCGCTATGAGCGTAAGAAAAACCTGCCGCTGGCGCTGCGTGCTCTGGAGGCTCTTCTGGCCCGGCTGAACCCGGAGCAGCGGGAGCAGGTCCACCTGGTGCTGGCGGGCGGCTATGACGAGCGGGTGGCGGAGAACGTGGAGCATTTCTCAGAGCTGAAGGCCCTGGCGTCAGCCCTGGGCCTGGAGGGATATGTGACGTTCCTGCGCTCGCCGTCGGACCAGCAGAAGGTTTCGCTTCTGCACCACAGCAGCTGCGTGCTCTACACGCCCAGCGACGAGCACTTCGGCATCGTCCCCGTGGAGGCCATGTACGCACGCTGCCCCGTCGTCGCCGTCAAGTCCGGCGGCCCGCTGGAATCCGTATCCGACAAAGAGACTGGATTCCTGTGCCCGGCCCGAGCGGAGAACTTTGCCGAAGCCATGGAGAAGTTTGTGAATGAGCCACAGCTCCAGAGGGAGATGGGGGAGGCGGGCAGGAGGCGCGTCCTGCAGAAGTTTTCCTCGGATGCCTTCTCGGAGCGGCTCTACCGATACGTCTCTCAAAACAGCGTCGTGGCAGAATGA